A single window of Stigmatopora nigra isolate UIUO_SnigA chromosome 20, RoL_Snig_1.1, whole genome shotgun sequence DNA harbors:
- the haus6 gene encoding HAUS augmin-like complex subunit 6: protein MASNNRQQKDLGQYLWNCLLVLDFQPGKFSGLPRLILSPNMFDKPNNDAFYIVMGFLLEKLNSTRFRETFRYYSPLCGAVGKKENAVFRKKAAVWLREIMEETGYGGSKILGSLLLTPGGPKFINLIVHIAMHVITQELKTFKTDDSWVPETAANPSASRHMALKRLRMAQKRFSELEKHQQNVLSEYQTRERNTMKSIQKIKAESQKYDELLKQQSGESSQDGQSSNYKAEKVRSLWSDVDAMLSNTEEDNQILESVLKGEDNQYVLDGTDCVLQIPPSLRDRIERSPQQLSSGKMYEGGHLNLLCPLDLLNQSLRLLNEERGKLRPPPLNRQRLQDRQQELASQQLRLELLRLKISQEVTPKVMSGILELESESDNKWSDTIKDVLLDDDPDLDFLSPMSIPPIGPSDDHNSVFSQFPPILPEKSLAHNPAEDEGNISPVLERFSLNLPEEDESLQECEDHYPIKLDVLLDMSPEAPQIPTLAPQLTTRAIKALQTPGKNILDLECDNLAEQFADAVAMGTWDVGLELEQVAEILYNDPFRTRKQIPRTPDNSF, encoded by the exons ATGGCGAGCAACAATCGCCAACAAAAAGATCTAGGCCAATATTTGTGGAATTGTCTACTAGTATTGGATTTTCAACCTGGCAAGTTTAGTGGTTTACCACGCCTAATTCTGAGCCC aAATATGTTTGATAAACCAAACAATGACGCCTTCTACATTGTTATGGGTTTCTTGTTGGAAAAACTCAATTCTACACGATTTCGTGAGACTTTCAG ATACTATTCCCCTCTCTGTGGTGCAGTTGGTAAAAAAGAAAACGCAGTGTTTCGCAAAAAGGCTGCCGTTTGGCTGCGAGAAATTATG GAGGAAACTGGATATGGAGGCTCCAAAATCCTTGGCTCATTGTTACTCACTCCTGGAGGCCCCAAATTTATCAATTTGATAGTCCATATTGCTATGCACGTCATCACACAGGAATTGAAAACCTTCAAAACAG ATGATAGTTGGGTTCCAGAAACTGCCGCCAATCCATCAGCGTCTAGACACATGGCGCTTAAGAGACTCCGTATGGCCCAAAAAAGGTTTTCAGAGTTGGAGAAACATCAGCAAAATGTTCTGTCGGAGTATCAGACAAGAGAAAG GAATACCATGAAGTCTATACAAAAAATCAAAGCTGAGTCTCAGAAATATGATGAACTGCTCAA ACAGCAGAGTGGAGAGTCTTCACAAGATGGACAATCTTCCAATTATAAAGCTGAAAAG GTTCGATCCCTGTGGTCAGACGTGGACGCAATGCTGTCCAACACTGAAGAAGACAACCAGATTTTGGAAAGCGTCCTAAAAGGAGAAGATAATCAGTACGTACTGGACGGCACGGATTGTGTCCTCCAAATCCCGCCCAGTTTACGAGATAGGATCGAACGATCCCCACAACAG TTGAGCTCGGGGAAAATGTACGAGGGCGGACATCTGAACCTCCTCTGCCCCTTGGATTTGTTGAACCAATCCCTGCGCCTCCTGAATGAGGAGCGCGGAAAGCTCCGCCCCCCTCCGCTCAACCGGCAGCGATTACAGGACCGACAGCAGGAATTGGCCAGTCAACAACTTCGACTTGAACTCCTTCG ATTAAAGATCTCCCAGGAGGTAACTCCAAAAGTGATGAGTGGCATCTTAGAGCTAGAATCCGAATCCGACAACAAATGGTCGGACACAATAAAAGACGTACTGCTCGACGACGATCCG GATCTAGATTTTCTTTCGCCCATGTCTATCCCACCAATAGGACCAAGCGATGACCACAATAGCGTGTTTTCACAGTTTCCTCCCATTCTACCTG AGAAGTCTTTAGCCCATAATCCAGCAGAGGATGAAGGCAATATCTCGCCAGTTCTCGAAAG gttttcattGAACTTGCCTGAAGAAGATGAAAGTCTCCAAGAATGTGAAGACCACTATCCAATAAAACTTGATGTGCTTCTTGACATGTCGCCAGAAGCTCCTCAGATTCCAACTTTAGCACCACAG CTTACCACTAGGGCCATTAAAGCACTTCAGACCCCGGGAAAGAATATTTTGGACCTGGAATGTGATAATTTAGCTGAAcag TTTGCAGATGCTGTTGCCATGGGGACTTGGGATGTTGGTTTGGAACTTGAACAGGTGGCGGAAATACTGTATAATGATCCTTTCCGCACCAGAAAACAAATTCCTCGCACGCCGGATAATTCATTTTAA
- the gigyf1a gene encoding GRB10-interacting GYF protein 1 produces MTAETLNFGPEWLRALSSGGSVTSPPPSPAMPKYKLADYRYGREEMLALYIKDNKVPEDMQDKEFAAVLQEEPMQPLALVPLTEEEQRNFSMSVNSVAVQRLLGRPAGGASPAGVVRGRGATRGSRGRGRAESSTFYQRCIEDAEVSFGRSSREIHRSQSWDDRGERRFEKPLRREGGRPGFEESAGPGGPGRKEYTRADSDNWRTLREEQEGEEPEPGSNWRVAGPRRDDGGPRSAGWRDHGGPGEGRRRKFDFDFGGSEAGGAGRRRTGSEGPEDDRDGLPEWCMDEEDGGMGTFDSSGAFMPMKKGGKDTILEEDLDFKGIEEEEEEESLPDGEIDKDRKEAPSPSMDAEAKPAPPTSSPPTHCAPPSLEPQPSHRGPPVDIAQLSNSHPLKDSSAPSQDLSLVVGSKAQVNPNTASSSALPPPPPSSAAPLLPMSGAGDIEDDEGMKHLQQEAEKMVASLQDTSLEEECFTQALQQESRNTAAALPLSHEAAMKWFYKDPQGEIQGPFTTVEMCEWFQAGYFTMTLLVKRGCDEGFQPLGEVIKMWGRVPFAPGPSPPPLLVRQPPPTQRPQPTRGSAGTGSQSSANIDDGKGWLQKGGKMDRQATGNLDQERLKKQQELAAAALYQQLQQQQLFQLINRCSEQGMMPSMNRSMSVPDTGSMWDMHTSASQPSGGEASLWDITMNPSTQGPTLEQLQKLQQERRDAELRAKREEEEQRKRREEKRRQQEEQKRREDEDLFRRKQLQCRQQQELIMKLLQQGPGAGSSGWSGASSSGLSKSGKSQTLTLLEMQQETERLLKQQQQHQQQRVQQQQQRERHSGMSMGSSSMGSQWVDSVGLWGGPGGMEGKSSSSMGMWEEAVKNQASLRGNGNNNLGLKNSRSSPSLSEQYMMRRKRTDEEDKLLKLLQGMKPQDGFTTWCEQMLHALNTSACNSSSPDVATIVAYLKEVESPYAVLDFIRSYLGDTVEAKEFAKQFLERRAKQKANQQRQQQQLSKEVAGLNMNFPLQDSMRGMNASTLQSMFQANHMGKVGLYENQGGKMKKKQPVMLHTDPSILGYSFHSTAECLSLNEMEMVEDY; encoded by the exons ATGACTGCTGAGACTCTCAACTTCGGCCCAGAATG GCTCCGTGCACTGTCCAGTGGGGGGAGTGTGACGTCCCCTCCTCCATCCCCCGCCATGCCAAAGTACAAGCTGGCCGATTACCGCTACGGCCGAGAGGAGATGTTAGCACTTTATATCAAAGACAACAAG GTCCCGGAGGACATGCAGGATAAGGAATTCGCTGCTGTTCTGCAGGAAGAGCCCATGCAGCCACTGGCATTGGTGCCTCTCACTGAGGAGGAGCAG AGGAACTTCTCCATGTCGGTGAATAGCGTGGCCGTACAGCGGCTATTGGGGAGGCCGGCGGGTGGAGCGTCCCCGGCCGGCGTGGTCCGAGGACGGGGCGCCACACGGGGCAGCAGAG GCCGGGGCCGTGCAGAAAGTAGCACCTTTTACCAAAGATGTATTGAAGATGCTGAGGTTAGCTTTGGGCGGAGCTCTAGAGAGATACATCGTAGCCAGAGCTGGGATGAccg AGGCGAACGTCGCTTTGAGAAACCTCTTCGCCGGGAGGGGGGCCGCCCTGGTTTCGAGGAGTCGGCGGGTCCCGGGGGTCCCGGGAGGAAGGAGTACACAAGGGCTGATAGCGATAACTGGCGTACCCTCCGGGAAGAGCAAGAGGGGGAGGAGCCTGAGCCGGGAAGCAACTGGAGAGTCGCTGGACCCCGCAGAGACG ATGGCGGTCCCCGCTCAGCGGGCTGGCGGGATCACGGCGGTCCGGGCGAGGGCCGTCGACGCAAGTTCGATTTTGACTTCGGGGGCTCCGAAGCCGGGGGCGCCGGCCGAAGGCGCACCGGTAGCGAAGGGCCCGAGGACGATAGGGACGGCCTGCCCGAGTGGTGTATGGACGAGGAGGACGGCGGGATGGGGACCTTTGACTCCTCCGGTGCATTCATGCCCATGAAG AAGGGCGGCAAGGATACAATCTTGGAGGAAGACTTGGACTTCAAGGGCatcgaggaagaggaggaggaggagagtcTCCCCGATGGTGAGATCGACAAAGACCGCAAAGAAGCCCCTTCGCCTTCCATGGACGCAGAAGCAAAACCGGCACCGCCCACTTCGTCACCCCCTACCCATTGCGCACCTCCGTCTCTGGAGCCTCAGCCCAGCCACCGCGGCCCACCGGTCGACATTGCTCAACTGAGCAACAGCCACCCTTTAAAAGACAGTAGCGCACCGAGCCAAG ATTTGTCTCTGGTCGTCGGATCCAAGGCGCAGGTGAACCCAAACACTGCCTCTTCTTCAGCGCTGCCTCCGCCACCGCCATCTTCCGCTGCTCCGCTCCTGCCTATGTCCGGGGCAGGAGACATTGAGGATGACGAGGGAATGAAACACCTGCAACAG GAGGCCGAAAAAATGGTGGCGTCCCTGCAGGACACCTCTTTGGAAGAAGAGTGTTTCACGCAGGCTCTACAGCAGGAAAGCCGCAACACTGCAGCCGCTCTGCCGTTGTCGCACGAGGCCGCCATGAAGTGGTTTTACAAAGACCCACAGGGAGAGATTCAGG GTCCCTTCACCACGGTGGAAATGTGCGAGTGGTTCCAAGCAGGCTACTTCACCATGACCCTCCTGGTCAAGCGAGGTTGTGACGAGGGCTTCCAACCCCTGGGCGAAGTCATCAAGATGTGGGGCCGAGTCCCCTTCGCCCCGGGTCCCTCTCCGCCCCCCCTGCTGGTGAGGCAGCCTCCGCCGACGCAGCGCCCGCAGCCCACCCGTGGCTCCGCCGGCACCGGTAGTCAAAGCTCGGCCAACATCGATGACGGGAAAGGGTGGCTGCAGAAGGGAGGGAAGATGGATAGACAGGCCACG GGAAACCTGGATCAGGAACGTCTGAAGAAACAGCAGGAACTGGCCGCGGCGGCTCTTTATCAGCAACTCCAACAGCAGCAGTTATTCCAGCTCATTAACAG gtgcAGTGAGCAGGGTATGATGCCTTCGATGAATAGGTCGATGTCAGTGCCAGATACAGGGTCCATGTGGGACATGCATACCTCAGCTTCACAACCATCAG GTGGTGAAGCCAGTCTTTGGGACATAACAATGAATCCTTCTACTCAGGGTCCAACTCTGGAACAGCTTCAAAAG CTCCAGCAGGAGAGGCGAGACGCCGAACTCAGGGCGAAgcgcgaggaggaggagcaacGCAAAAGGAGGGAGGAGAAGAGGAGACAACAAGAGGAACAAAAGAGAAGGGAGGACGAAGATCTTTTTAGACGCAAGCAG CTTCAGTGCCGCCAGCAGCAGGAGTTGATCATGAAGCTCCTGCAGCAGGGCCCAGGGGCCGGCAGCTCCGGCTGGAGTGGGGCGTCTTCCTCGGGACTCTCCAAGTCGGGGAAGTCCCAAACGCTGACCCTGCTGGAGATGCAACAGGAGACAGAGAGGCTCttaaagcagcagcagcaacatcaACAGCAGAGGGtccaacaacagcagcagaggGAGCGG CATTCGGGTATGTCCATGGGGAGTTCTTCCATGGGGAGCCAATGGGTGGACAGCGTGGGGCTTTGGGGAGGCCCTGGAGGCATGGAGGGGAAGAGCAGTAGCAGCATGGGCATGTGGGAGGAGGCAGTCAAGAACCAGGCCAGCTTGCGTGGAAATGGCAACAATAACTTGGGCCTGAAGAACAGCCGCAGTAGCCCTTCACTCAG CGAGCAGTACATGATGCGGCGTAAACGTACCGACGAGGAAGACAAGCTGCTGAAGCTCTTGCAGGGCATGAAACCTCAGGATGGTTTCACAACCTGGTGTGAGCAGATGCTGCATGCCCTCAACACCTCCGCTTGTAACTCCTCTTCTCCGGATG TCGCCACCATCGTGGCGTACCTGAAGGAGGTGGAGTCTCCCTATGCGGTGTTGGACTTCATCAGGTCCTACCTGGGGGACACCGTGGAAGCCAAAGAGTTCGCCAAACAGTTTCTGGAACGACGTGCCAAACAGAAAGCCAACCAACAGAGGCAGCAGCAGCAG CTATCAAAGGAGGTGGCTGGCCTGAACATGAACTTCCCTCTGCAA GACTCCATGCGAGGTATGAATGCCAGCACCCTGCAGTCCATGTTCCAAGCCAACCACATGGGCAAGGTTGGTCTCTATGAAAACCAAGGagggaagatgaaaaaaaaacagcccgtGATGCTGCACACCGATCCCAGCATCTTAG GCTATTCATTCCACAGTACAGCCGAGTGTCTGAGCCTAAATGAGATGGAGATGGTGGAGGATTACTGA
- the wrap53 gene encoding telomerase Cajal body protein 1 encodes MEEMDAKPDCLDLPSSDLQEVDQDQADMEQEDQSIQELATEEHLLDVEDDQDGEMEPEENLSGSSENLNTQPQIPFDFSQSPRFLTRSWSEYSNFPENYLKGCKWAPDGSCILSNSADNVLRVYNLPPEVYTYDWEGLQEMSPVLKMAEGDTIYDYCWYPNMNSLDPNSCFLASSSRDNPVHIWDAFSGEVRASFRPYNHLDELTAAHSLGFTPDGSRLYCGFDKTVRVFHTERPGRHCEVRSTASKKQSGQSGQSGIISCLAFSPCQSVYACGSYSRSAGLYSCQDGAQLALLPARHQGGLTHIFFSPDGYSLYTGGRKDPEILCWDIREPGQVVFSLQRNVATNQRIYFDMDLSGKYLLSGDTEGVVSVWDTLTPPVGDEEILQPLLKFPAHWDCANGISLHPTMPLLATSSGQRQFLWPSDGEGDTSSESDDEGRQGEAANPGDNGLSLWWAGSCAPAVEETTEGISDIPS; translated from the exons ATGGAGGAGATGGATGCAAAACCAGACTGTCTTGACCTTCCCTCTTCTGATCTGCAAGAAGTGGACCAAGACCAAGCAGATATGGAGCAGGAAGACCAAAGTATTCAAGAGCTGGCCACTGAAGAGCACCTGCTGGATGTCGAAGATGACCAAGATGGAGAAATGGAACCAGAAGAAAACCTAAGTGGCTCTTCAGAGAACCTAAATACGCAACCGCA AATTCCCTTCGACTTTTCCCAGAGTCCTCGTTTCCTGACTCGTTCCTGGAGTGAATACTCAAATTTCCCTGAGAATTACCTCAAAGGTTGCAAATG GGCTCCGGATGGTTCTTGTATCCTGAGCAACAGCGCGGATAATGTTCTCCGTGTATACAACCTTCCTCCAGAAGTCTATACTTACGACTGGGAAGGGCTGCAGGAGATG AGCCCAGTCCTCAAGATGGCTGAAGGAGACACAATTTATGACTACTGCTGGTACCCCAACATGAACTCGTTGGACCCCAACTCCTGCTT TCTGGCAAGCAGTAGCCGCGACAACCCGGTCCACATATGGGACGCCTTCTCCGGAGAAGTACGAGCCAGTTTCCGGCCTTACAACCACCTGGACGAGTTGACCGCCGCCCACTCGTTGGGCTTCACTCCCGACGGCTCGCGACTCTACTGCGGCTTCGACAAAACCGTCCGCGTCTTCCACACCGAGCGTCCCGGCAGGCATTGCGAAGTCCGGTCCACCGCATCCAAGAAGCAAAGCGGGCAAAGCGGGCAGTCCGGCATCATCTCATGCTTAGCCTTCAGCCCTTGCCAGTCGGTATACGCTTGCGGCTCGTACTCGCGTTCCGCTGGCCTCTACTCGTGCCAAGATGGCGCCCAGCTGGCTCTACTTCCCGCACGCCACCAGGGGGGCCTCACCCACATCTTCTTCTCGCCCGACGGCTATTCCCTGTACACAGGTGGCCGCAAG GATCCCGAAATCCTATGCTGGGACATTCGAGAACCCGGACAGGTTGTGTTCTCCCTTCAAAGGAATGTGGCGACCAATCAGCGCATCTACTTCGATATGGATTT GTCCGGAAAGTACTTGCTAAGTGGTGACACAGAGGGCGTGGTGTCAGTCTGGGATACACTCACGCCCCCTGTTGGTGACGAGGAGATATTGCAGCCTCTTCTCAAGTTCCCAGCCCATTGGGATTGTGCTAATGGAATTAG TCTCCATCCCACCATGCCTCTACTCGCCACATCCAGCGGACAGCGACAGTTTTTGTGGCCTAGCGACGGCGAGGGAGACACCTCGTCTGAATCTGACGACGAGGGACGCCAGGGGGAGGCGGCTAACCCCGGCGACAATGGACTTAGCTTGTGGTGGGCCGGATCTTGCGCCCCCGCCGTGGAGGAAACTACCGAGGGGATTTCAGACATCCCCAGTTAA